A part of Procambarus clarkii isolate CNS0578487 chromosome 21, FALCON_Pclarkii_2.0, whole genome shotgun sequence genomic DNA contains:
- the LOC138367019 gene encoding immunoglobulin G-binding protein H-like: MDEQVAVLVEQPNFGEIKVLKKSGLLYMAEKLKLTVSRRMLKGQLVRVIVTHLVEEEKRDEEWLEELGEESSNQVAILKLEMESKLEMAKLEAEKQRLVMQNRQKQLELETQQQMLEAQNQQRQLEIEAQKQQKQAELEAQSRRIEAQF; encoded by the coding sequence ATGGATGAACAAGTTGCTGTGTTGGTGGAGCAGCCAAATTTTGGTGAAATTAAAGTCTTGAAGAAGTCTGGTTTGCTGTACATGGCTGAAAAATTAAAGCTGACAGTTTCCAGGAGAATGTTAAAGGGTCAGCTAGTAAGAgtcattgtcacacacttggtggaggaggagaaacgTGACGAGGAGTGGTTAGAGGAATTAGGAGAAGAGTCAAGTAACCAGgtggcaattctaaagttagagatGGAATCTAAGCTAGAGATGGCTAAGTTAGAAGCAGAGAAacagaggttggtgatgcagaatCGCCAAAAACAGCTGGAGTTGGAGACTCAGCAGCAGATGCTTGAGGCTCAGAACCAGCAAAGACAACTTGAGATTGAAGCTCAAAAACAACAAAAGCAAGCAGAACTAGAAGCACAGAGCAGAAGAATTGAAGCCCAGTTTTAG